A stretch of Mucilaginibacter terrae DNA encodes these proteins:
- a CDS encoding alpha/beta hydrolase, giving the protein MKKISLKPYLFAGLLSVMALAASAQGALQPATEGFDKVKADIPHGKLDSITYTSNTVGTTRKALVYTPPGYSAKKKYPVLYLLHGIGGDEKEWLNGGQPQVIMDNLYAQGKAVPMIIVMPNGRAMKDDRPTGNIMAADKVAAFATFEKDLLIDLIPYIEKTYPVNKDREHRAIAGLSMGGGQSLNFGLGNLDKFAWVGGFSSAPNTRKPEELVPDAEAAKKQLKLLFISCGESDGLLSFSKRTHEYLEQKGVPHVYFIEPGVHDFKVWKNGLYMFSQLIFKPVPPSVFLNKAADNK; this is encoded by the coding sequence ATGAAAAAGATTTCTCTTAAGCCATACCTTTTTGCAGGTTTGCTATCGGTAATGGCACTTGCTGCATCGGCGCAAGGAGCACTGCAACCTGCTACCGAAGGGTTTGATAAGGTCAAAGCCGATATTCCACACGGTAAGCTCGATTCCATTACCTACACTTCCAACACAGTAGGTACTACCAGGAAGGCTTTGGTGTATACGCCTCCGGGTTATTCGGCAAAGAAAAAGTACCCGGTGCTTTACCTTTTACATGGCATTGGCGGCGATGAAAAAGAATGGCTAAATGGCGGGCAACCGCAGGTAATTATGGATAACCTGTATGCGCAGGGCAAAGCAGTTCCCATGATCATTGTGATGCCTAACGGCCGCGCTATGAAAGATGACCGTCCAACCGGTAATATCATGGCTGCCGATAAGGTTGCCGCCTTTGCAACTTTTGAGAAGGATCTGTTGATCGACCTGATCCCTTACATTGAGAAAACCTACCCGGTTAATAAAGACCGCGAGCATAGGGCCATTGCTGGTCTTTCAATGGGAGGTGGGCAATCGTTAAACTTCGGGTTGGGCAACCTTGACAAGTTTGCCTGGGTTGGTGGCTTTTCATCGGCACCCAACACCCGCAAACCCGAGGAGTTAGTACCCGATGCGGAGGCTGCTAAAAAACAACTGAAATTATTATTTATATCATGCGGTGAAAGCGATGGGCTGCTCAGTTTCAGCAAACGCACACATGAATACCTGGAGCAAAAAGGCGTTCCTCATGTGTACTTTATTGAGCCGGGCGTTCATGATTTTAAAGTATGGAAAAACGGTTTGTATATGTTCTCGCAACTCATTTTCAAGCCGGTTCCACCTTCTGTATTTTTGAATAAAGCAGCAGATAACAAATGA
- a CDS encoding alpha-glucuronidase family glycosyl hydrolase translates to MNLRHIIATIGFIVCLSGAYAQSDYDLWLNYRPVQNTEVAIQYRTVLSKVFFASGSPQLKAAHQELWMGSKGLLNIVPAQVALAQGNLVIGKLNQIGELRKLVQPGDLSDDGFVINTIVQGTRKVVVVSAETDLGVLYGVFAFLKQMQTGKNIDQLNITERPKTMVRVLNHWDNPNRTVERGYAGFSIWNWHKLPGYIDQKYIDYARANASVGINGTVLNNVNANIIMLTPAYIEKAKALADAFRPYGIKVYLSVKFSSPVELGGLKTADPLDDTVKKWWKDKAAEIYKSIPDFGGFLVKANSEGQPGPQTYGRNHADGANMLGEALAPHKGIVMWRAFVYDNNVPDDRAKQAYNEFKPLDGKFNDNVIVQVKNGAIDFQPREPFHPLFGALSQTPLMLEVQLTQEYLGFSTHLVYEAPLFKECLDADTYAKGEGTTVANILEGKYLPKKLTAMAGVANIGTDVNWCGHPFAQSNWYSFGRIAWNPQADAAQIADDWLRMTFTNDERFIKPMKDQMMRSRENAVNYMTPLGLHHIMGANGHYGPGPWTDNIGRADWTAVYYHKADSLGVGFDRTATGSNAVAQYYPEVRDYFGKLENCPDEYLLWFHHLPWNYKMRSGKTLWNEMVARYYTGVDAVKDMQQVWKGMQPYVDPVRFNEVEQLMAVQYEEAVRWRNSCVLYFQTFSKMPIDPKYPKPEHDLQYYRSLKFPNVPGLGVN, encoded by the coding sequence ATGAATTTACGACACATTATTGCCACCATTGGTTTTATAGTTTGTTTAAGCGGAGCTTATGCACAAAGTGATTACGATCTGTGGCTTAACTACAGGCCTGTACAAAACACTGAAGTAGCAATACAATACCGTACGGTTTTGAGCAAAGTGTTTTTTGCATCAGGCTCACCGCAATTAAAAGCCGCTCACCAGGAGCTATGGATGGGTTCAAAAGGCTTGCTCAATATTGTTCCGGCTCAAGTGGCATTGGCGCAAGGTAACCTTGTAATAGGAAAGCTTAACCAAATAGGCGAGTTGCGAAAACTGGTACAACCAGGTGATCTATCGGACGACGGATTTGTGATTAATACCATAGTTCAAGGTACCCGTAAAGTGGTAGTTGTATCTGCCGAAACTGATTTGGGTGTATTATACGGCGTGTTTGCTTTTTTAAAACAAATGCAAACAGGTAAAAACATCGATCAGCTTAACATTACGGAGCGGCCAAAAACTATGGTACGGGTGTTAAATCACTGGGATAATCCTAATCGTACCGTAGAGCGTGGCTATGCCGGGTTTTCTATCTGGAACTGGCACAAATTGCCGGGTTATATCGATCAAAAGTATATAGATTATGCCCGGGCTAACGCCTCGGTAGGCATTAATGGCACGGTGCTTAATAATGTAAATGCCAATATTATTATGCTTACGCCGGCTTATATTGAAAAAGCTAAAGCCCTGGCCGACGCATTCAGGCCTTATGGCATTAAAGTATACCTGTCGGTAAAATTCAGCAGTCCGGTTGAGTTAGGCGGTTTAAAAACAGCAGACCCATTAGATGATACCGTGAAAAAATGGTGGAAAGACAAGGCTGCTGAGATATACAAATCCATCCCCGATTTTGGAGGATTCCTGGTTAAAGCAAATTCAGAAGGACAACCAGGCCCGCAAACCTACGGACGAAACCATGCCGATGGTGCTAATATGCTGGGCGAGGCGTTGGCTCCGCACAAAGGAATTGTAATGTGGCGTGCGTTTGTTTACGATAATAATGTGCCCGATGACCGTGCTAAACAGGCTTACAACGAGTTTAAGCCTCTGGATGGTAAATTTAATGATAATGTAATTGTACAGGTTAAAAATGGCGCTATCGATTTTCAGCCCCGCGAGCCTTTCCACCCCTTATTTGGTGCATTATCTCAAACACCTTTAATGCTCGAAGTGCAGCTTACACAGGAGTATCTTGGTTTTTCTACACACCTGGTATACGAAGCTCCATTATTTAAAGAATGCCTTGATGCTGATACCTATGCAAAAGGGGAGGGCACCACGGTAGCTAATATATTAGAAGGTAAATACCTGCCTAAGAAGCTAACCGCTATGGCCGGTGTAGCTAACATTGGTACCGATGTAAACTGGTGCGGGCATCCGTTTGCCCAATCTAATTGGTACAGCTTTGGACGGATTGCATGGAACCCACAGGCCGATGCCGCACAAATTGCCGACGACTGGCTGCGCATGACTTTTACTAACGACGAGCGTTTCATAAAACCGATGAAAGACCAGATGATGCGCTCGCGTGAAAATGCGGTGAACTATATGACACCGCTTGGCTTACATCACATTATGGGCGCTAACGGGCATTATGGTCCCGGCCCCTGGACAGACAATATAGGGCGAGCAGACTGGACAGCAGTATACTACCATAAGGCCGATAGCCTCGGCGTGGGTTTTGATCGTACGGCTACAGGTAGCAATGCCGTAGCCCAGTACTACCCTGAAGTTAGGGACTACTTTGGTAAGCTTGAAAATTGTCCTGATGAGTATTTGCTTTGGTTTCATCATTTGCCGTGGAACTATAAAATGCGTTCGGGCAAAACGCTGTGGAATGAGATGGTTGCAAGATATTACACTGGTGTAGATGCCGTAAAAGATATGCAGCAAGTTTGGAAAGGCATGCAGCCCTATGTTGACCCGGTACGGTTTAATGAGGTGGAGCAATTGATGGCCGTTCAATATGAAGAAGCTGTACGCTGGCGCAACTCCTGTGTGTTATACTTCCAAACTTTTTCTAAAATGCCTATCGACCCCAAGTATCCAAAACCCGAGCATGATCTGCAATATTATCGCTCGTTGAAATTCCCTAACGTACCAGGGCTGGGAGTAAATTAG
- a CDS encoding sialate O-acetylesterase — translation MKFAGTIMRSIAKWGAAVLLVLVTITASAQDSKFYIFLCLGQSNMEGNARFEPQDTTVDKRFKVLQAVDCTEKGRSKGNWYTAQPPLCRCNTGLTPADYFGRTLLANLPEDVTVGVINVSVAGSKIEVFDKINYQSYVAGGPQWLKNMVVEYSGNPYGQLVDLAKMAQKQGVIKGILLHQGESNVNDTLWTQKVKGVYNNLVQDLSLNPTQIPLLAGEVVNADQGGICASMNKIIGKLPEVVPNSFIISSAGCTCATDHLHFDAAGCRKLGKRYGAKMLALLGYNIPEPE, via the coding sequence ATGAAGTTTGCCGGTACAATAATGCGCAGCATTGCTAAGTGGGGGGCTGCTGTTTTGCTGGTGCTGGTAACCATAACCGCATCAGCCCAGGATTCAAAGTTCTACATATTCTTGTGCCTGGGGCAATCAAACATGGAAGGTAACGCCCGTTTTGAACCGCAGGACACCACGGTTGATAAACGCTTTAAAGTTTTACAGGCTGTTGATTGCACCGAAAAGGGCAGGAGTAAAGGCAATTGGTATACCGCCCAACCACCGCTTTGCCGCTGTAATACCGGGCTTACCCCGGCTGATTATTTTGGACGAACACTGTTAGCCAACTTACCTGAAGATGTAACCGTTGGAGTAATTAACGTATCAGTTGCAGGTTCAAAAATCGAGGTGTTTGATAAGATAAACTATCAATCGTACGTGGCCGGTGGACCGCAATGGCTTAAAAATATGGTTGTTGAGTATAGCGGCAACCCTTACGGGCAATTGGTCGATCTGGCTAAAATGGCACAAAAACAAGGTGTAATTAAAGGGATCTTGTTACATCAGGGCGAATCAAATGTTAACGATACGCTATGGACGCAAAAGGTAAAAGGAGTGTATAATAATCTGGTACAGGATCTATCGCTTAACCCAACGCAAATTCCTTTGCTGGCCGGAGAGGTGGTCAACGCCGATCAAGGCGGCATTTGCGCTTCGATGAATAAGATCATAGGCAAGCTACCCGAGGTTGTACCCAACTCTTTCATCATCTCATCGGCAGGCTGCACTTGTGCCACCGATCACCTGCATTTTGATGCTGCCGGTTGCCGCAAGCTCGGGAAACGGTATGGTGCCAAAATGCTGGCTTTGCTTGGCTATAATATTCCCGAGCCGGAATAA
- a CDS encoding glycosyl hydrolase family 8 has translation MYLIKRLQTLTIAALLCPFVVIAQQRKPAAQTNQYRNLFKEVGYSQKEIDKKVAKAYYDVFEGPKRVYFEVGDTMAYVSDVKNHDARTEGLSYGMMVAVQLNKKDVFDRIWRWSKKHLQHQNGPREGYFAWSINPETLKRNSEGSASDGELYYITSLLFAANRWGNNTGINYYAEARRILDAMWKKDGTGNIFNLINTEHKQITFVPEGRNYLWTDPSYHLPAFYEVWVRYAKDGHEQFYKDCADTSRAFLHRACDPVTGLNADYTEFSGKPHPTPWMPPAFRYDSWRVPMNIAMDYIWFGKDRAWQEDYARRFQGFLRSKGINTFEDQFNLDGSRPDFILQAGDVKKLRHSIGLVATAATASLINNEPKSTDFVKALWNAKLEPYEDGYFDPYYDGLMYLFSLMHLSGKYQLITPTTSK, from the coding sequence GTGTATTTAATAAAGAGATTACAAACATTAACTATCGCCGCTTTATTATGCCCGTTTGTTGTTATAGCACAGCAACGGAAACCTGCGGCACAAACCAATCAATACCGCAATCTTTTTAAGGAAGTTGGGTATAGTCAAAAAGAGATCGATAAAAAGGTTGCCAAGGCCTACTATGATGTTTTTGAAGGGCCTAAACGGGTATATTTTGAAGTGGGCGATACCATGGCTTATGTATCCGACGTGAAAAATCATGATGCACGCACCGAAGGGCTTTCGTATGGAATGATGGTTGCTGTGCAGCTGAATAAAAAGGACGTGTTTGACCGCATCTGGAGGTGGTCGAAAAAACACCTGCAACATCAAAACGGACCCCGCGAAGGTTACTTTGCCTGGAGCATAAACCCCGAAACGCTGAAACGTAATTCAGAAGGTTCGGCATCCGATGGAGAGCTTTATTACATTACCAGTCTGCTTTTTGCTGCCAACCGCTGGGGCAACAACACCGGGATAAATTATTATGCCGAAGCCCGCCGGATACTTGATGCGATGTGGAAAAAGGATGGCACCGGTAATATTTTTAATCTCATTAATACCGAGCATAAGCAGATCACTTTTGTGCCGGAAGGCCGGAATTATTTATGGACCGATCCATCATACCACTTGCCTGCTTTTTATGAAGTATGGGTGCGGTATGCCAAAGATGGGCATGAACAGTTTTATAAAGATTGTGCCGATACCTCGAGAGCGTTTTTGCACAGGGCATGTGACCCGGTGACCGGATTAAATGCCGATTATACCGAATTTAGCGGCAAGCCACATCCAACTCCGTGGATGCCGCCCGCTTTCAGGTACGACTCGTGGCGTGTGCCTATGAATATTGCCATGGACTACATTTGGTTTGGCAAAGACCGCGCATGGCAGGAAGATTATGCCCGACGATTCCAGGGTTTCTTGCGGTCTAAAGGCATTAATACTTTCGAAGATCAATTCAACCTTGATGGTTCGCGCCCCGATTTTATATTACAGGCAGGTGATGTAAAAAAACTTAGGCACTCTATAGGCTTGGTAGCCACTGCGGCCACTGCATCATTAATAAACAATGAGCCGAAAAGCACCGATTTTGTGAAAGCCTTGTGGAACGCCAAGTTAGAGCCTTATGAGGATGGATACTTTGACCCTTATTACGATGGCTTAATGTATCTCTTCAGTTTAATGCACCTAAGCGGTAAATATCAGTTGATTACACCAACAACATCTAAATAG
- a CDS encoding family 43 glycosylhydrolase, translated as MNKLYPLGALGILLSCYLGSTAQVKPEADKAFYQSVQTYANPVLPGDHPDPTLLKVGDDFYHCGSTFHFNPYLPIYHSKDLVHWEVISRVLTAPAAKWVSDRPSAGIWQGAITYFYGSYWIYFSAGGQWFCKADSPKGPWSAPVQVKTNAETGPLGYDNSIFVDNDGKPYMIIKNGQKVNRLQALGKDGQLTDKVINLDWINAKLQYSWAEGPVMSKRNGIYYYFPAGDVSGGQYVLKASALTADSTKWERLGNFFKPITDAKVGFRRPNHIAAPVQLKDGSWWTIGQSYEKYDNDDWSGLGRQTALYPVTWEGDRPWGMAPTTQPVVKPNLPQGGISWRSVESDYFDESTLGLPWHFLTKKAAESYSLNTKKGWITLTPDTSRAHIMQKETDHWYSAVTKVDLNASAPAEQAGFYVSNGNQKVTVKLYSGYDGGKKIIFKMDTAVRSVPNTFGDVVWLKLERNEHQLTGYCSADGKIWTSLGQPISAINLDKAQPNFNSWVGTSVGLFAEGKPASFDLFICKDGKSDLPAVGFSNYYGVERKDGTVTTTTNNGGWFMLSGVEMGNVSPSAISINTSGIGSAKLEIWADDIEMGKLLASFSLKGEGASQWKLSQRSIKKTTGQHDVFVRFLPGAAQSVSIKSIRFID; from the coding sequence ATGAATAAATTATACCCACTGGGGGCATTAGGCATTTTATTATCATGTTATTTGGGTTCAACGGCACAAGTTAAGCCCGAAGCCGATAAAGCATTTTACCAATCGGTTCAAACCTATGCAAACCCTGTTTTACCCGGCGATCATCCAGACCCGACATTGCTCAAAGTTGGCGATGATTTTTATCATTGTGGTTCAACATTTCATTTTAACCCTTACCTGCCCATTTACCATTCAAAAGATCTGGTGCATTGGGAAGTAATAAGCAGGGTGCTTACCGCCCCGGCAGCAAAGTGGGTTAGCGATCGTCCTTCGGCCGGTATCTGGCAGGGGGCAATTACCTATTTCTATGGTTCTTACTGGATATACTTTTCGGCAGGAGGGCAGTGGTTTTGTAAAGCTGATTCGCCAAAGGGACCGTGGTCGGCACCGGTGCAAGTTAAAACCAATGCTGAGACAGGTCCGCTGGGGTATGATAACTCAATATTTGTTGATAATGATGGTAAACCCTACATGATTATTAAAAATGGCCAAAAAGTAAACAGGCTACAGGCACTGGGTAAGGATGGGCAACTTACCGACAAGGTAATTAACCTCGACTGGATAAATGCCAAACTGCAATACAGCTGGGCCGAAGGTCCTGTGATGAGTAAGCGCAATGGGATCTATTACTATTTCCCCGCAGGTGATGTTTCGGGAGGTCAGTACGTATTAAAAGCTTCAGCGTTAACGGCCGACTCTACCAAATGGGAACGATTAGGCAATTTCTTCAAGCCCATCACCGATGCTAAAGTAGGCTTTCGCAGACCCAATCATATTGCGGCACCTGTGCAGCTCAAAGATGGCTCTTGGTGGACAATTGGACAGAGCTACGAAAAATATGATAATGATGATTGGTCGGGTCTTGGCCGCCAAACTGCCTTATACCCGGTAACATGGGAGGGCGATCGCCCATGGGGAATGGCACCAACCACGCAGCCGGTTGTTAAGCCCAATCTACCGCAGGGAGGCATTAGCTGGCGCAGTGTGGAATCGGATTATTTTGATGAATCAACTTTAGGTTTGCCTTGGCATTTCCTCACAAAAAAAGCCGCCGAAAGCTATTCGTTAAATACAAAAAAAGGGTGGATCACTTTAACACCCGATACCAGTCGTGCACACATTATGCAAAAGGAAACCGATCACTGGTATTCTGCAGTAACCAAAGTTGACTTGAATGCATCGGCACCGGCAGAGCAAGCCGGATTTTACGTGAGTAACGGCAATCAAAAAGTTACGGTTAAACTTTATTCGGGGTATGATGGCGGCAAGAAGATCATCTTCAAAATGGACACGGCCGTGCGGTCGGTACCCAACACTTTTGGAGATGTGGTATGGTTGAAATTAGAACGTAACGAGCACCAACTTACCGGCTATTGCAGTGCCGATGGTAAAATATGGACCTCGCTCGGCCAACCCATAAGTGCTATAAACCTTGATAAAGCGCAGCCAAATTTTAACAGTTGGGTTGGCACAAGCGTTGGCTTATTTGCCGAAGGTAAGCCTGCCTCATTCGATCTGTTTATTTGTAAAGATGGAAAATCGGACCTGCCTGCCGTAGGCTTCAGCAACTATTATGGGGTCGAACGCAAAGATGGCACAGTAACAACCACTACCAATAACGGCGGCTGGTTCATGCTTTCGGGTGTGGAAATGGGAAATGTATCGCCGTCGGCCATCTCCATAAACACATCAGGCATAGGTAGCGCAAAGTTAGAAATATGGGCAGATGATATTGAAATGGGAAAGTTGCTGGCTTCATTTTCCCTTAAAGGTGAGGGAGCTTCTCAATGGAAACTATCGCAAAGGAGCATTAAAAAGACGACCGGCCAGCATGATGTATTTGTACGGTTTTTGCCGGGCGCGGCTCAAAGTGTTTCCATTAAGAGTATCAGGTTCATTGATTAG